The following coding sequences lie in one Aspergillus luchuensis IFO 4308 DNA, chromosome 8, nearly complete sequence genomic window:
- a CDS encoding uncharacterized protein (COG:G;~EggNog:ENOG410PGD8;~InterPro:IPR014718,IPR008183,IPR018052,IPR011013;~PFAM:PF01263;~go_function: GO:0003824 - catalytic activity [Evidence IEA];~go_function: GO:0016853 - isomerase activity [Evidence IEA];~go_function: GO:0030246 - carbohydrate binding [Evidence IEA];~go_process: GO:0005975 - carbohydrate metabolic process [Evidence IEA]) yields MSDKTSAKFLSLGAIIQEFNVDGQNIVQGFTTKEAYEKHNSPWFGANIGRVANRIKDGVIQNLNGQSYQLELNDPPNALHGGSRGWGRCEFDGPTVLSRDGKTTLLYTYLSRDGEAGYPGTVEFRVYYTTSEEVENGKTTSVLKIEYEAELVGDECNETVVNLTNHSYFNLNGGPTTEGTLSKLSTQDYLPLENGIPLGPIEPYPSEVTKEFTFGPQNQFDDVFVMDRDLSRVPLDTRSEPLRLLAEFQHPDTRLHLQVHSTEPAFQFYTGQGIDVPETDGKPSRGPFAGFCIEPSRFVNAVNEPGWRHTVVLPKGQKYGSTIVYKAWRE; encoded by the exons ATGAGCGACAAAACCTCCGCCAAGTTCCTGTCCCTCGGCGCCATCATCCAGGAATTCAACGTAGACGGACAAAACATCGTGCAGGGTTTCACCACGAAAGAAGCCTACGAGAAGCACAACTCGCCCTGGTTCGGCGCGAATATCGGACGTGTTGCCAACCGCATTAAAGACGGTGTTATTCAGAACCTCAATGGACAGTCGTATCAGCTCGAACTGAATGACCCTCCCAATGCGCTGCACGGAGGGAGTCGCGGATGGGGTCGCTGCGAATTCGATGGTCCAACGGTGTTAAGCCGCGATGGGAAGACTACCCTGCTGTATACTTATCTGAGCCGTGACGGGGAGGCAGGATACCCGGGCACGGTGGAGTTCAGGGTCTACTATACCACgagtgaggaggtggagaatGGCAAGACTACGTCGGTGCTGAAGATTGAATATGAGGCTGAGTTGGTGGGCGATGAGTGCAATGAGACGGTTGTTAACTTGACCAACCACAG CTACTTCAACCTCAACGGCGGCCCAACCACCGAAGGCACCCTCAGTAAACTATCAACACAGGACTACCTACCACTAGAGAACGGCATCCCATTGGGCCCCATCGAGCCCTACCCCAGCGAAGTCACCAAGGAGTTTACCTTCGGCCCGCAGAACCAATTCGACGACGTCTTCGTGATGGACCGCGACCTGTCCCGCGTCCCCCTCGATACGCGGAGTGAGCCCCTCCGCCTACTGGCCGAGTTCCAGCACCCAGACACGCGCCTGCACCTGCAAGTGCACAGCACGGAGCCGGCATTCCAATTCTACACAGGCCAAGGCATCGATGTACCCGAAACAGACGGGAAGCCGAGTCGGGGCCCATTTGCGGGGTTCTGCATCGAACCCAGTCGGTTTGTCAATGCGGTCAATGAGCCCGGATGGCGGCACACGGTCGTTCTCCCGAAGGGGCAGAAGTACGGTAGCACCATCGTGTATAAGGCCTGGAGGGAGTGA